A genome region from Thalassotalea euphylliae includes the following:
- a CDS encoding single-stranded DNA-binding protein, giving the protein MPRSRHQLCQVTLLGNLVAKPEIRYQANPVLAVTELTLATTHRWQDKQQQTKEWTSYHQIKVVGNAVEEAIAQANKGDLLLVSGYLATNSINRSEIVHATTVEHFAKGFTPNINQVICSAELVSNVELVTSERGQPFAHFDVAIAHQAYSEQKQQLIDHNITRTVQVWGHIASQLHQQASLGANLVIEGRLTYANDAEKTQQITAKSVHVLLK; this is encoded by the coding sequence ATGCCTAGATCTCGCCATCAGTTGTGTCAGGTAACCTTACTGGGCAACCTAGTCGCTAAGCCTGAAATTCGCTATCAAGCGAATCCCGTACTTGCTGTTACAGAGTTAACACTGGCAACAACTCATCGATGGCAAGACAAGCAGCAACAAACCAAAGAGTGGACCAGCTACCACCAAATCAAAGTTGTTGGTAATGCCGTTGAAGAGGCGATAGCACAGGCCAATAAAGGAGACTTGCTGCTCGTCAGTGGTTACCTAGCTACAAATTCAATCAACCGCAGTGAGATTGTTCACGCAACAACTGTTGAGCACTTTGCGAAAGGTTTTACCCCCAATATTAACCAAGTAATTTGCAGTGCGGAACTGGTTTCAAACGTAGAATTAGTCACCAGCGAACGTGGTCAACCCTTCGCACATTTTGATGTAGCCATCGCGCACCAAGCCTATAGCGAACAAAAGCAACAACTTATAGATCACAACATCACTCGAACAGTACAAGTTTGGGGGCACATCGCTAGCCAACTTCATCAACAAGCGAGCTTGGGTGCAAACTTAGTAATTGAAGGGCGACTCACTTATGCTAACGACGCTGAAAAAACACAGCAAATTACCGCCAAGAGCGTTCACGTGTTACTCAAATAA